In one Scyliorhinus canicula chromosome 3, sScyCan1.1, whole genome shotgun sequence genomic region, the following are encoded:
- the LOC119963856 gene encoding apolipoprotein L3-like codes for MEMESKTDEDSGTQTSSEKIVPLTKNVMDYLTIYTKIQEKMSGYTTELREIADDIDRHHKNSTIANVAGSSAGIVGGILSIAGLIASPFTFGASLALTGVGIGVGAAGGATNIGASITDNLIQNNKQKRVTEIIEFYKEDSKIMSDSLHLVHCTIESIMEGNGEDIPKYLMIGGTQTATRTLNTIAVATSAATRNALRAIKAVSGVLSALLIIWDVYSLVKDANDLYNGSETEVAQQIREAAKNIEEELQSYKDAYKELAEHFHC; via the coding sequence TGAAAAGATTGTTCCATTGACAAAGAATGTCATGGATTATCTAACGATATACACGAAGATTCAAGAGAAGATGAGTGGATACACCACTGAGCTTCGAGAGATCGCGGATGATATTGACAGGCATCACAAAAATTCTACAATTGCGAATGTCGCAGGGTCTTCTGCAGGTATCGTCGGAGGAATTCTAAGCATTGCTGGATTAATTGCTTCTCCTTTCACTTTTGGTGCCTCACTAGCCCTCACTGGCGTGGGTATTGGAGTGGGTGCAGCTGGTGGTGCCACTAACATTGGAGCCTCCATTACTGATAATTTAATACAAAACAATAAACAGAAAAGAGTaactgaaatcatagaattttataaAGAAGATAGCAAAATTATGTCAGACAGTTTACATCTGGTCCACTGTACAATTGAATCAATCATGGAAGGCAATGGGGAAGATATACCAAAATACTTAATgattggtggaacccaaactgccACCAGAACCTTGAATACCATTGCTGTAGCGACTTCAGCAGCAACCAGAAACGCTCTCAGAGCAATCAAAGCTGTTTCAGGAGTTCTGTCAGCGCTCCTCATAATCTGGGATGTCTACTCTTTAGTGAAGGATGCAAATGACCTTTACAATGGAAGTGAGACTGAAGTTGCTCAACAGATACGTGAGGCAGCGAAAAATATAGAGGAGGAACTTCAGAGCTACAAAGATGCTTATAAAGAACTGGCGGAACATTTCCATTGTTAG